One stretch of Pseudomonas sp. NC02 DNA includes these proteins:
- the pnp gene encoding polyribonucleotide nucleotidyltransferase, with translation MNPVIKKFQFGQSTVTLETGRIARQASGAVLVTVDDDVTVLVTVVGAKTADPSKGFFPLSVHYQEKTYAAGKIPGGFFKREGRPSEKETLTSRLIDRPIRPLFPEGFMNEVQVVCTVVSTSKKTDPDIAAMIGTSAALAISGIPFDGPIGAARVAFHESTGYLLNPTYEQQKASSLDMVVAGTSEAVLMVESEAKELTEDQMLGAVLFAHDEFQVVINAVKELAAEAAKPTWTWAPQPEATALLGAIRSEFGTAISDAYTITIKADRYARLGELKDQVVAKLSGEEGQPSSSEVKAAFGEIEYRTVRENIVNGKPRIDGRDTRTVRPLNIEVGVLPKTHGSALFTRGETQALVVATLGTARDAQLLDTLEGEKKDPFMLHYNFPPFSVGECGRMGGAGRREIGHGRLARRSIAAMLPAADVFPYTIRVVSEITESNGSSSMASVCGASLALMDAGVPMKAPVAGIAMGLVKEGEKFAILTDILGDEDHLGDMDFKVAGTAKGVTALQMDIKIKGITEEIMEIALGQALEARLNILGQMNQIIGQSRTELSENAPTMIAMKIDTDKIRDVIGKGGATIRAICEETKASIDIEDDGSIKIFGETKEAAEAARQRVLGITAEAEIGKIYVGKVERIVDFGAFVNILPGKDGLVHISMLSDARVEKVTDILKEGQEVEVLVLDVDNRGRIKLSIKDVAAAKASGV, from the coding sequence GTGAACCCGGTTATCAAAAAATTCCAGTTCGGTCAGTCGACCGTTACCCTCGAGACAGGCCGTATCGCCCGTCAAGCCTCCGGCGCAGTGCTGGTTACCGTTGACGACGACGTCACCGTATTGGTGACCGTTGTAGGCGCCAAGACCGCTGACCCAAGCAAAGGCTTCTTCCCTCTTTCCGTTCACTACCAGGAAAAGACTTACGCTGCCGGTAAGATCCCTGGTGGTTTCTTCAAGCGTGAAGGCCGTCCTTCCGAGAAAGAAACCCTGACTTCCCGACTGATCGACCGTCCGATCCGTCCGCTGTTCCCAGAAGGCTTCATGAACGAAGTGCAGGTTGTCTGCACCGTCGTTTCCACCAGCAAGAAGACCGATCCGGACATCGCTGCGATGATCGGTACCTCGGCGGCCCTGGCCATCTCCGGTATTCCTTTCGATGGCCCGATCGGCGCTGCCCGTGTTGCATTCCACGAAAGCACCGGCTACCTGCTGAACCCGACTTACGAACAACAGAAAGCTTCGAGCCTGGACATGGTCGTTGCCGGTACTTCGGAAGCCGTGTTGATGGTTGAATCGGAAGCCAAAGAGCTGACCGAAGACCAGATGCTGGGCGCTGTACTGTTTGCTCACGACGAGTTCCAGGTTGTGATCAACGCTGTCAAGGAACTGGCCGCTGAAGCTGCCAAGCCAACCTGGACCTGGGCTCCTCAGCCAGAAGCTACCGCACTGCTGGGCGCTATCCGCTCCGAGTTCGGCACCGCTATCTCCGACGCCTACACCATCACCATCAAGGCCGACCGTTACGCTCGCCTGGGTGAGCTGAAGGACCAGGTTGTTGCCAAGCTGTCCGGTGAAGAAGGCCAGCCTTCTTCCAGCGAAGTCAAAGCAGCCTTCGGCGAAATCGAATACCGCACCGTTCGCGAAAACATCGTTAACGGCAAGCCACGTATCGACGGTCGCGACACTCGCACCGTACGTCCGCTGAACATCGAAGTCGGCGTTCTGCCAAAAACCCACGGTTCGGCCCTGTTCACCCGTGGCGAAACCCAGGCCCTGGTTGTTGCAACACTGGGTACTGCCCGTGACGCACAGCTGCTGGACACCCTGGAAGGCGAGAAAAAAGACCCGTTCATGCTGCACTACAACTTCCCTCCGTTCTCGGTAGGTGAGTGTGGTCGCATGGGTGGCGCTGGTCGTCGCGAAATCGGTCACGGCCGTCTGGCCCGTCGTTCGATTGCAGCCATGTTGCCTGCCGCCGACGTGTTCCCGTACACCATTCGTGTTGTGTCGGAAATCACCGAGTCCAACGGTTCCAGCTCCATGGCTTCGGTCTGCGGCGCTTCCCTGGCTCTGATGGATGCCGGCGTTCCGATGAAGGCACCGGTTGCCGGTATCGCCATGGGCCTGGTTAAAGAAGGCGAGAAGTTCGCCATCCTGACCGACATCCTGGGCGACGAAGACCACCTGGGCGACATGGACTTCAAAGTAGCCGGTACCGCCAAAGGTGTTACCGCGCTGCAGATGGACATCAAGATCAAGGGCATCACCGAAGAAATCATGGAAATCGCTCTGGGCCAAGCCCTGGAAGCGCGCCTGAACATCCTCGGTCAGATGAACCAGATCATTGGCCAGTCCCGTACCGAACTGTCGGAAAATGCTCCGACCATGATCGCGATGAAAATCGACACCGACAAAATCCGTGATGTTATCGGTAAAGGCGGCGCGACCATTCGTGCGATCTGTGAAGAGACCAAGGCTTCGATCGACATCGAAGACGACGGCTCGATCAAGATCTTCGGCGAAACCAAGGAAGCGGCTGAAGCGGCACGTCAGCGCGTCCTGGGTATCACTGCTGAAGCCGAGATCGGCAAGATCTACGTCGGTAAGGTTGAGCGCATCGTCGACTTCGGCGCATTCGTCAACATCCTGCCGGGCAAGGACGGTCTGGTTCACATCTCCATGCTGAGCGATGCTCGCGTTGAGAAAGTGACCGACATCCTGAAAGAAGGCCAGGAAGTGGAAGTGCTGGTACTGGACGTGGACAACCGCGGCCGTATCAAGCTGTCCATCAAGGACGTAGCAGCAGCCAAGGCTTCGGGCGTTTAA
- a CDS encoding BON domain-containing protein yields the protein MKKFALATATALTLAMGANVAFAQTSQAPMTLAAGEVTKAKESTSDTWITTKVKADLLTEKGIPGSDIKVETNKGVVSLSSTVAISDAQKATAVAITKKIKGVTAVSADGLMAGGATKADNVDKTKSAAAGAKESTSDTWITTKVKADLVTEKGIPGTDIKVETNKGVVSLSSTVAVTEAQKTTAVNITKKIKGVKAVSADGLKAE from the coding sequence ATGAAGAAGTTCGCTCTCGCTACTGCTACCGCTCTGACCCTGGCCATGGGTGCTAACGTAGCCTTTGCTCAGACTTCCCAAGCCCCTATGACGCTGGCGGCCGGTGAAGTCACTAAGGCTAAAGAGTCCACTTCGGATACCTGGATCACCACCAAAGTCAAAGCTGACCTGCTGACCGAGAAAGGTATTCCTGGTTCGGACATTAAGGTTGAGACCAACAAAGGTGTGGTTTCCCTGTCCTCGACAGTTGCTATCTCTGACGCTCAGAAAGCTACTGCTGTAGCGATCACCAAGAAAATCAAAGGCGTAACCGCAGTTTCGGCTGACGGCCTGATGGCTGGCGGCGCTACCAAGGCTGATAACGTCGACAAAACCAAAAGCGCAGCTGCTGGTGCCAAAGAGTCCACCTCGGACACTTGGATCACCACCAAAGTGAAAGCTGACCTGGTAACCGAGAAAGGTATTCCTGGCACCGACATCAAAGTCGAAACCAACAAAGGTGTAGTTTCCCTGTCGTCGACCGTCGCAGTGACTGAAGCGCAGAAAACCACCGCGGTGAACATCACCAAGAAAATCAAAGGCGTTAAAGCTGTATCGGCCGACGGCCTGAAAGCAGAGTAA
- the rbfA gene encoding 30S ribosome-binding factor RbfA — translation MAKEYSRTQRIGDQMQRELAQLIRREVKDPRVGLVTITAVEVSRDVGHAKIFITVMGQDNSEEIAQSIKVLNSAAGFLRMQLAREMKLRSVPQLHFHYDESVVRGAHLSALIERAVAEDNQHPESATPEDAKE, via the coding sequence ATGGCAAAAGAATACAGCCGTACCCAACGTATCGGCGATCAGATGCAGCGTGAGCTGGCACAGCTGATCCGTCGTGAAGTAAAAGACCCACGTGTTGGCCTGGTCACCATCACCGCCGTTGAAGTCAGCCGTGACGTTGGTCACGCCAAGATCTTCATCACCGTGATGGGCCAGGACAACAGCGAAGAAATCGCGCAAAGCATCAAGGTGCTCAACTCCGCCGCAGGTTTCCTGCGTATGCAGTTGGCCCGTGAAATGAAGCTGCGCAGCGTTCCTCAGTTGCACTTCCACTACGACGAAAGTGTCGTGCGTGGCGCGCACCTGTCGGCACTGATCGAGCGGGCCGTGGCTGAAGACAATCAGCACCCGGAATCCGCCACGCCTGAAGACGCCAAGGAGTAA
- the infB gene encoding translation initiation factor IF-2 translates to MTQVTVKQLADEVKTPVERLLQQMREAGLPHTAADEGVSDSEKQSLLTHLKSSHKAKVEEPRKITLQRKTTSTLRVAGSKSISVEVRKKKVFVQRSPEEIEAERKRELEERRAVENAARQKAEEEAKRRAEEEARRQPAAAQPANTEAVAAPSAPVEAVREAAPVAAAPAPAADARKREEPRRPDKPRADDNNRRGSGDGERKNAPHRASVKEKAPAPRVAPRTTDEESDSFRRGGRGKAKLKKRNAHGFQSPTGPVVRDVQIGETITVGDLANQMSVKAAEIIKFMFKLGTPATINQVLDQETAQLVAEELGHKVTLVSDTALEDSLAESLKFEGETFSRAPVVTVMGHVDHGKTSLLDYIRRAKVAAGEAGGITQHIGAYHVETERGMVTFLDTPGHAAFTAMRARGAKATDIVILVVAADDGVMPQTIEAVQHAKAAGVPLVVAVNKIDKPGADLDRIRSELSVHGVTSEEWGGDTPFVSVSAKVGTGVDELLEAVLLQAEVLELKATPSAPGRGVVVESRLDKGRGPVATVLVQDGTLRQGDMVLVGSNYGRVRAMLDENGKPIKEAGPSIPVEILGLDGTPDAGDEMSVLSDEKKAREVALFRQGKFREVKLARAHAGKLENIFENMGQAEKKTLNIVLKSDVRGSLEALNGALNGLGNDEVQVRVVGGGVGGITESDANLALASNAVLFGFNVRADAGARKIVEQEGLDMRYYNVIYDIIEDVKKALTGMLGSDVRENILGVAEVRDVFRSPKFGAIAGCMVIEGVVHRNRPIRVLREDIVIFEGELESLRRFKDDASEVRAGMECGIGVKSYNDVKAGDKIEVYEKVQVARSL, encoded by the coding sequence ATGACGCAAGTCACGGTGAAACAACTGGCCGATGAGGTCAAAACACCGGTAGAGCGCCTGTTGCAGCAGATGCGTGAGGCAGGTCTGCCGCACACCGCCGCCGATGAAGGTGTGAGCGATAGTGAGAAGCAGTCTTTGCTGACTCACTTGAAGAGCAGCCACAAGGCGAAAGTGGAAGAACCGCGCAAGATTACATTGCAGCGCAAAACCACCAGCACCCTGCGTGTTGCTGGCAGCAAGAGCATCAGCGTTGAAGTACGCAAGAAGAAAGTCTTCGTACAGCGCAGCCCGGAAGAAATCGAAGCCGAGCGCAAACGCGAACTGGAAGAACGTCGCGCAGTAGAAAATGCTGCTCGTCAGAAGGCTGAAGAAGAAGCCAAGCGTCGCGCCGAAGAAGAAGCGCGTCGCCAGCCTGCTGCTGCGCAACCTGCTAACACTGAGGCCGTTGCTGCGCCTAGCGCGCCTGTTGAAGCTGTTCGTGAGGCCGCTCCGGTTGCCGCCGCGCCAGCTCCTGCAGCCGACGCTCGCAAACGCGAAGAACCTCGCCGCCCGGACAAACCACGTGCCGACGATAACAATCGTCGTGGCAGTGGCGATGGTGAGCGCAAAAACGCTCCACATCGTGCTTCGGTCAAAGAGAAGGCGCCAGCGCCACGCGTTGCCCCACGTACTACCGACGAAGAAAGCGACAGCTTCCGTCGCGGTGGTCGCGGCAAGGCCAAGTTGAAGAAGCGCAACGCCCACGGTTTCCAGAGCCCAACCGGCCCTGTCGTGCGTGATGTGCAGATCGGCGAGACCATCACTGTTGGCGACCTCGCCAATCAGATGTCGGTCAAGGCTGCTGAAATCATCAAGTTCATGTTCAAACTGGGTACCCCAGCGACCATCAACCAGGTACTGGACCAGGAAACTGCCCAACTGGTTGCTGAAGAACTGGGCCACAAAGTGACCCTGGTCAGCGACACCGCCCTGGAAGATTCCCTGGCCGAGTCCCTGAAGTTTGAAGGCGAGACTTTCTCCCGTGCGCCAGTCGTGACCGTAATGGGCCACGTTGACCATGGTAAGACCTCGCTGCTCGACTATATCCGTCGTGCCAAGGTAGCTGCAGGCGAAGCCGGCGGCATCACCCAGCACATCGGTGCATACCACGTTGAAACCGAACGCGGCATGGTCACCTTCCTCGACACCCCTGGTCACGCCGCGTTTACCGCCATGCGTGCCCGTGGTGCCAAGGCGACTGACATCGTGATCCTGGTAGTTGCAGCGGACGACGGCGTAATGCCACAGACCATTGAAGCTGTCCAGCACGCTAAAGCCGCTGGTGTTCCTCTGGTTGTTGCAGTGAACAAAATCGACAAGCCGGGCGCCGATCTCGATCGCATCCGTAGCGAACTGTCGGTTCACGGCGTGACTTCCGAAGAGTGGGGCGGTGATACGCCATTCGTTTCGGTTTCGGCGAAAGTCGGTACCGGTGTAGACGAACTGCTTGAAGCTGTCCTGCTGCAAGCCGAAGTTCTCGAACTGAAAGCAACCCCATCGGCCCCGGGTCGTGGTGTTGTGGTTGAATCGCGTCTCGACAAGGGGCGTGGCCCGGTTGCAACCGTTCTGGTTCAAGACGGTACCCTGCGCCAAGGCGACATGGTCCTGGTCGGTTCGAACTATGGCCGTGTACGTGCCATGCTCGACGAGAACGGCAAGCCAATCAAGGAAGCCGGTCCTTCCATCCCTGTCGAGATCCTCGGCCTGGACGGTACCCCGGACGCTGGCGACGAGATGAGCGTGCTGTCGGACGAGAAGAAAGCCCGTGAAGTGGCTCTGTTCCGTCAAGGCAAGTTCCGCGAAGTCAAGCTGGCCCGTGCTCACGCCGGCAAGCTGGAAAACATCTTCGAGAACATGGGCCAGGCAGAGAAGAAGACGCTTAACATCGTCCTCAAATCTGACGTTCGTGGTTCCCTCGAAGCGTTGAACGGCGCCTTGAATGGCCTGGGTAACGACGAAGTGCAAGTGCGTGTGGTCGGCGGCGGTGTCGGTGGTATCACCGAATCCGATGCCAACCTGGCGCTGGCCTCCAACGCTGTACTGTTCGGCTTCAACGTGCGTGCCGATGCTGGCGCACGGAAGATCGTCGAGCAGGAAGGCCTGGACATGCGTTACTACAACGTCATCTACGACATCATCGAAGACGTCAAGAAAGCCCTCACCGGCATGCTTGGCAGCGACGTCCGGGAGAACATCCTGGGTGTGGCCGAGGTGCGTGACGTGTTCCGCTCGCCGAAATTCGGCGCGATCGCCGGTTGCATGGTTATCGAAGGTGTTGTGCACCGTAACCGTCCAATCCGTGTACTGCGTGAAGACATCGTTATCTTCGAAGGCGAGCTGGAATCCCTGCGCCGCTTCAAGGATGACGCTTCCGAAGTACGTGCCGGCATGGAATGCGGTATTGGCGTCAAGAGCTACAACGACGTCAAGGCGGGTGACAAGATCGAAGTCTACGAGAAGGTCCAGGTTGCTCGCAGCCTCTAA
- the nusA gene encoding transcription termination factor NusA, whose product MSKEVLLVVESVSNEKGVPANVIFEALELALATATKKRFEDEVDLRVEINRHTGAYETFRRWTVVEEADLDDPAIETWPSKVAETHPGAQVGDVVEEKIESIEFGRIAAQTAKQVIVQKVREAERAQVVDAYRERLGEIISGTVKKVTRDNVIVDLGNNAEALLAREDIISRETFRVGVRLRALLKEIRTENRGPQLILSRTAPEMLIELFRIEVPEIAEGLIEVMAASRDPGSRAKIAVRSKDKRIDPQGACIGMRGSRVQAVSGELGGERVDIVLWDDNPAQFVINAMSPAEVAAIIVDEDAHAMDIAVGADNLAQAIGRGGQNVRLASQLTGWTLNVMTESDIQAKQQAETGDILRNFIDELEVDEDLAQVLVDEGFTSLEEIAYVPLEEMLNIDGFDEDTVNELRARAKDRLLTKAIATEEKLADAHPAEDLLSLEGMDKDLAMELAVRGVITREDLAEQSIDDLLDIDGIDDDRAGKLIMAARAHWFE is encoded by the coding sequence ATGAGCAAAGAAGTACTGCTGGTTGTTGAGTCGGTATCCAATGAAAAGGGCGTACCGGCAAACGTGATTTTTGAAGCGCTGGAGCTGGCCCTGGCCACTGCTACCAAAAAGCGTTTTGAAGACGAAGTTGATCTGCGTGTGGAAATCAACCGCCACACCGGTGCCTACGAGACTTTCCGTCGCTGGACGGTCGTCGAAGAAGCCGATCTTGATGATCCGGCCATCGAAACCTGGCCGAGCAAGGTTGCTGAAACGCATCCGGGCGCCCAGGTCGGTGATGTCGTCGAAGAAAAGATCGAATCCATCGAGTTCGGCCGCATCGCTGCACAGACTGCCAAGCAAGTCATCGTGCAGAAGGTCCGCGAAGCCGAGCGCGCTCAAGTCGTTGACGCTTATCGCGAGCGCCTGGGGGAAATCATCTCCGGCACCGTGAAAAAAGTCACCCGCGACAACGTGATCGTCGACCTGGGTAACAACGCTGAAGCGTTGCTGGCCCGCGAAGACATCATTTCCCGCGAAACTTTCCGGGTTGGCGTGCGCTTGCGTGCGCTGCTCAAGGAAATCCGCACCGAGAACCGCGGCCCTCAGTTGATCCTGTCGCGTACCGCGCCGGAAATGCTGATCGAGCTGTTCCGCATCGAAGTGCCGGAAATTGCCGAAGGCCTGATCGAAGTCATGGCTGCGTCCCGCGATCCGGGTTCACGCGCCAAGATCGCGGTCCGCTCCAAGGACAAACGCATCGACCCGCAAGGCGCTTGCATTGGTATGCGCGGTTCGCGCGTCCAGGCAGTGTCGGGCGAATTGGGCGGTGAGCGTGTGGACATCGTCCTGTGGGACGATAACCCTGCGCAGTTCGTGATCAACGCAATGTCGCCTGCTGAAGTGGCGGCAATTATCGTTGACGAGGATGCCCATGCAATGGACATCGCCGTTGGCGCAGACAATCTGGCTCAGGCCATCGGTCGCGGTGGTCAGAACGTACGTTTGGCCAGCCAGTTGACCGGCTGGACCCTGAACGTGATGACCGAATCGGACATCCAGGCTAAGCAGCAAGCAGAAACCGGTGACATCCTGCGCAACTTCATCGACGAGCTGGAAGTCGACGAAGACCTGGCACAGGTGCTGGTAGATGAAGGCTTCACCAGCCTGGAAGAGATTGCCTACGTACCGTTGGAAGAAATGCTCAACATCGACGGCTTTGACGAAGACACCGTCAACGAGCTTCGCGCTCGGGCCAAGGATCGTTTGTTGACTAAAGCCATCGCTACTGAGGAAAAGCTGGCAGACGCCCATCCGGCCGAAGACCTGCTCTCGCTTGAGGGTATGGACAAGGATTTGGCGATGGAACTGGCGGTGCGCGGCGTAATTACCCGCGAAGACCTGGCCGAGCAGTCTATTGACGACCTGCTCGACATCGACGGCATTGACGATGATCGTGCCGGCAAGTTGATCATGGCCGCCCGAGCCCATTGGTTCGAGTAA
- the rpsO gene encoding 30S ribosomal protein S15, with translation MALDVQEKAQIVADYQQAVGDTGSPEVQVALLTHNINKLQGHFKANGKDHHSRRGLIRMVNQRRKLLDYLKGKDLGRYQTLIGRLGLRR, from the coding sequence ATGGCTCTCGACGTTCAAGAAAAAGCACAAATCGTTGCTGACTATCAGCAAGCTGTTGGTGACACTGGTTCGCCAGAAGTGCAAGTTGCACTGCTGACCCACAACATCAACAAGCTGCAAGGTCACTTCAAGGCCAACGGTAAAGATCACCACTCCCGTCGTGGTCTGATCCGCATGGTAAACCAGCGCCGTAAGCTGCTGGACTACCTGAAAGGCAAGGATCTGGGTCGTTATCAGACTCTGATCGGTCGCCTGGGTCTGCGTCGCTAA
- the truB gene encoding tRNA pseudouridine(55) synthase TruB has translation MAQVKRIRRNVSGIILLDKPIGFTSNAALQKVRWLLNAEKAGHTGSLDPLATGVLPLCFGEATKFSQYLLDSDKGYETLMQLGKTTTTADAEGDVLQVREVTVGRADIEAALPAFRGQISQIPPMYSALKRDGQPLYKLARAGEVVEREPRSVTIARLELLAVEGDTARLAVDCSKGTYIRTLVEDIGEQLGCGAYVAELRRTQAGPFTLAQTVTLEELEAVHAEGGNEAVDRFLMPSDSGLLDWPLLHFSEHSAFYWLNGQPVRAPDAPKFGMVRVQDHNGRFIGIGEVSEDGRIAPRRLIRSE, from the coding sequence GTGGCTCAGGTCAAACGTATCCGTCGTAATGTCAGCGGCATCATTCTGCTCGACAAACCCATTGGTTTTACCTCCAATGCGGCGTTGCAGAAGGTTCGCTGGCTGCTCAATGCCGAGAAGGCAGGGCACACCGGCAGCCTCGACCCCTTGGCCACCGGCGTGTTGCCGTTGTGCTTCGGCGAGGCCACCAAGTTTTCGCAATACCTGCTCGATTCCGATAAGGGCTACGAGACCCTGATGCAACTGGGCAAGACCACCACCACGGCAGACGCCGAAGGTGATGTTTTGCAGGTTCGCGAGGTGACCGTTGGTCGTGCTGATATCGAAGCTGCCTTACCTGCTTTTCGTGGGCAAATCAGTCAGATACCGCCGATGTACTCGGCTCTCAAGCGTGATGGCCAGCCTCTTTACAAGCTGGCACGTGCAGGGGAAGTGGTGGAGCGCGAACCGCGTTCTGTTACTATTGCGCGCTTGGAATTGCTCGCCGTTGAAGGCGACACTGCCCGGTTGGCGGTGGACTGCAGCAAAGGCACCTATATCCGTACCCTCGTGGAAGATATCGGTGAGCAACTAGGCTGTGGCGCATACGTTGCAGAACTGCGACGCACCCAGGCAGGCCCTTTCACCCTGGCCCAGACGGTCACGCTGGAAGAGCTGGAAGCAGTGCATGCCGAAGGCGGCAACGAAGCGGTTGATCGCTTCCTGATGCCATCGGACAGCGGTTTACTGGATTGGCCATTGCTGCACTTCTCGGAGCACAGCGCGTTCTACTGGCTTAACGGCCAGCCGGTACGTGCACCGGATGCCCCGAAGTTCGGCATGGTGCGGGTACAAGATCACAACGGTCGCTTTATCGGTATCGGTGAAGTGAGCGAAGACGGGCGCATCGCGCCGCGTCGACTGATTCGGTCAGAATGA